The following are encoded in a window of Pygocentrus nattereri isolate fPygNat1 chromosome 5, fPygNat1.pri, whole genome shotgun sequence genomic DNA:
- the six2a gene encoding homeobox protein SIX2a: MSMLPTFGFTQEQVACVCEVLQQGGNIERLGRFLWSLPACEHLHKNESVLKAKAVVAFHRGNFRELYKILESHQFSPHNHPKLQQLWLKAHYIEAEKLRGRPLGAVGKYRVRRKFPLPRSIWDGEETSYCFKEKSRTVLREWYTHNPYPSPREKRELAEATGLTTTQVSNWFKNRRQRDRAAEAKERENNENSNTNSHKPLATSMNGNKTLLGSSDDDKTPSGTPDHTSSSPALLLTSGPGLQSLHGLAPPPAPSAVPVASVDSVHHHHALHDNILNPMSSNLVDLGS, from the exons ATGTCCATGCTGCCCACCTTCGGCTTCACGCAGGAGCAAGTGGCGTGCGTGTGCGAGGTGCTCCAGCAGGGGGGCAACATCGAGCGCCTGGGCCGCTTTCTGTGGTCGCTGCCGGCCTGCGAGCACCTCCACAAGAACGAGTCGGTGCTCAAGGCCAAGGCCGTGGTGGCCTTCCACCGCGGCAACTTCAGGGAGCTCTACAAGATCCTGGAGAGCCACCAGTTCTCGCCGCATAACCACCCCAAGCTGCAGCAGCTGTGGCTCAAGGCGCACTACATCGAGGCGGAGAAGCTCAGGGGGCGGCCGCTGGGAGCCGTGGGCAAGTACCGCGTGCGCAGGAAGTTCCCGCTGCCGCGCTCCATCTGGGACGGTGAGGAGACCAGCTACTGCTTCAAGGAGAAGAGCCGCACCGTGCTGAGGGAGTGGTACACACACAACCCCTACCCGTCCCCGCGCGAGAAGCGCGAGCTGGCCGAGGCCACGGGGCTCACCACCACGCAGGTCAGCAACTGGTTCAAGAACCGGAGGCAGCGCGACAGAGCGGCGGAGGCCAAAGAAAG GGAGAACAACGAGAACTCCAACACGAACAGCCACAAGCCGCTGGCCACGTCCATGAACGGAAATAAGACTCTTTTGGGGAGCTCGGACGACGACAAAACTCCATCTGGCACCCCGGATCACACGTCATCCAGCCCCGCGCTGCTGCTCACGTCCGGTCCTGGCCTACAGTCCCTGCACGGCCTGGCGCCTCCGCCTGCGCCTAGCGCCGTTCCCGTGGCCAGCGTGGACTCCGTG